A window from Drosophila kikkawai strain 14028-0561.14 chromosome 2L, DkikHiC1v2, whole genome shotgun sequence encodes these proteins:
- the LOC108076917 gene encoding hydroxysteroid dehydrogenase-like protein 1 produces MLCCLSTFLAYVGLYALASYLYEQLRTPYRLLKLRYFGDPSQRPTLKERYGDWAAITGSSDGIGKEYAKELARQGINVVLIARNEEKLQAVVKEIESESKVQTKIVIADFTKGSKVYEHIEKELADIPISILINNVGIGTPSSVLKWTQESTQDIIDTNVVAVSQLSRIFFQRMKAAKIRGAIVNVSSGTELQPLPYAAYYAASKAYNRSFTLALHVEAKPFGIHVQLLSPNFVVTKINSYSKRIMKGGLFIPTAESYAQSAVNQLRDGVDETPGHLWHHIQNAVTTLFSWRVRVFMAVKIFSGMTDKKKQK; encoded by the exons ATGCTCTGCTGCTTATCAACGTTCCTGGCCTACGTAGGGCTCTATGCCCTGGCCTCTTATCTGTACGAGCAGCTGCGAACGCCGTATAGACTGCTCAAACTTAGGTATTTTGGCGATCCAAGCCAGAGGCCCACGCTCAAGGAACGCTACGGCGACTGGGCAGCCATTACGGGCAGCAGCGATGGCATCGGCAAGGAATACGCCAAGGAGCTGGCCCGGCAGGGCATCAATGTCGTCTTGATCGCTAGGAACGAGGAGAAGCTCCAGGCGGTTGTGAAGGAAATCG AAAGCGAGAGCAAAGTGCAGACCAAAATCGTGATTGCTGACTTTACCAAGGGCTCGAAGGTCTATGAGCATATAGAAAAAGAACTGGCTGATATACCAATATCCATACTAA TTAACAATGTTGGAATTGGTACGCCTAGTTCTGTTCTGAAATGGACCCAGGAATCCACCCAAGACATTATCGATACCAATGTGGTGGCCGTTTCGCAGCTGTCCCGCATCTTCTTTCAGCGCATGAAGGCAGCAAAAATCCGGGGAGCCATCGTCAATGTGAGTTCCGGAACGGAACTGCAGCCACTGCCCTACGCCGCCTACTATGCCGCCTCGAAGGCGTATAACCGCAGCTTCACTCTGGCTCTGCATGTTGAGGCCAAGCCCTTTGGGATCCATGTCCAGCTCCTGTCCCCCAATTTCGTGGTGACCAAGATCAACTCGTACTCGAAACGAATCATGAAGGGCGGCCTGTTCATTCCCACGGCGGAGTCTTACGCTCAGAGTGCAGTAAATCAGCTAAGAGATGGTGTGGACGAGACGCCGGGTCATCTGTGGCATCATATTCAGAACGCTGTTACTACACTTTTCTCCTGGCGGGTTCGTGTCTTTATGGCCGTAAAAATTTTCTCCGGCATGACGGACAAAAAGAAGCAGAAATAG
- the LOC108076837 gene encoding hydroxysteroid dehydrogenase-like protein 1, whose product MAFFWQLISLVGSLCTLAFFYDNFKSLISIIKAVLLPHFHPKLPKTLIEKYGKWAVVTGSTDGIGKEYARELARQGLNLVLISRTKEKLIAVTNEIESQYKVQIKWIVADFVKGREVYEHIEKELEGIEVGILVNNVGMIYEHPDTIDQVPEDVLWNLLIVNMGSVTMLTRKILPQMIARRNGIIVNVGSTSELQPHPNLTVYAASKVFVSYFSKGLEQEVAKHNINVQLVMPGFVGTNMNAYSDKVMQGGLLFPNACTYARSAVFTLGKTNETNGFWVHSVQTFFLKMIPQQLRTLLVHRLFDRLRLEGIEYKQKKLEAKST is encoded by the exons ATGGCGTTCTTTTGGCAGCTGATCTCTTTGGTGGGATCCCTCTGTACTCTTGCCTTTTTCTACGACAACTTCAAGTCCTTGATTAGTATAATTAAGGCAGTCCTTCTACCACATTTCCACCCAAAATTGCCAAAAACTTTAATAGAAAAGTACGGTAAATGGGCAG TGGTAACGGGATCCACCGATGGCATTGGCAAGGAGTATGCCCGAGAGCTGGCTCGTCAAGGACTTAACCTGGTGCTCATCTCACGGACGAAGGAGAAGCTCATCGCTGTCACCAACGAGATAG AGAGCCAATACAAAGTGCAGATCAAGTGGATTGTTGCTGATTTTGTCAAAGGACGTGAAGTATATGAACATATTGAAAAGGAATTGGAGGGCATTGAAGTTGGAATTCTAG TCAATAATGTGGGCATGATATACGAACATCCGGATACTATTGACCAAGTGCCGGAGGACGTGCTGTGGAATCTGCTGATCGTCAACATGGGATCCGTCACCATGCTCACCCGCAAGATCCTGCCCCAGATGATTGCTCGTCGCAATGGAATCATTGTCAACGTAGGATCCACCTCAGAGCTGCAGCCACATCCCAATCTCACTGTCTATGCGGCCAGCAAGGTGTTTGTGTCCTATTTCAGCAAGGGATTAGAGCAGGAGGTGGCCAAGCACAACATCAATGTCCAACTGGTAATGCCCGGCTTCGTCGGCACCAACATGAACGCCTATTCGGATAAGGTGATGCAAGGTGGTCTGCTATTCCCCAATGCTTGCACCTACGCCAGGTCTGCCGTTtttacactgggaaaaacGAACGAGACCAACGGCTTCTGGGTGCATAGTGTACAG aCTTTTTTCCTGAAGATGATTCCTCAACAATTGCGCACGCTCTTGGTCCACCGACTTTTCGATCGCTTGAGGCTCGAGGGCATTGAGTACAAGCAAAAGAAGCTTGAGGCTAAGAGTACCTAA
- the LOC108076913 gene encoding hydroxysteroid dehydrogenase-like protein 1 isoform X1, whose translation MQPVLEVSIYTLLRMAFIWQLVSAVIYIVGSLTIAAFLYDNFKSLISIIKAVLEPYFQPHLPKTLVDKFGQWAVVTGATDGIGKEYARELARQGLNLVLISRTKEKLIATTNEIESQYKVKTKWIAVDFTKGLEIYDQIEKELAGIEVGILVNNVGMMYEHPDSLDLVPEKLLWNLLTVNMGSVTMLTRKILPQMIGRRKGAIVNLGSASELQPLPNMTVYAASKKFVTYFTKALELELEEHNIHVQLVMPNFVVTKMNAYADRVMQGGLLFPNAYTFARSAVFTLGKTSETNGFWTHGLQYFFMKMAPLRIRTYVGHQLFKRLRVEALEQKQQKLGLL comes from the exons ATGCAGCCAGTTCTGGAAGTGAGCATCTACACGCTGCTCAGGATGGCGTTCATTTGGCAGCTGGTCTCCGCGGTCATCTACATTGTGGGATCCCTGACGATCGCCGCCTTTCTGTATGACAACTTCAAGtccttgatcagcattatCAAGGCGGTGCTGGAGCCATATTTCCAGCCCCATTTGCCAAAGACTCTTGTGGATAAGTTTGGCCAATGGGCAG TGGTGACGGGTGCCACCGATGGCATTGGAAAGGAATATGCCAGGGAGCTGGCCCGCCAAGGTCTCAATCTGGTGCTCATCTCAAGGACGAAGGAAAAGCTCATCGCCACCACCAACGAGATTG AAAGCCAGTACAAAGTGAAGACAAAGTGGATTGCTGTGGATTTTACCAAGGGACTTGAAATCTACGATCAGATTGAGAAGGAATTGGCTGGCATTGAAGTTGGCATATTGG TGAACAATGTGGGCATGATGTACGAGCACCCAGACAGCCTGGACCTGGTGCCGGAGAAGCTGCTGTGGAATCTGCTGACCGTCAACATGGGATCCGTGACCATGCTCACCCGCAAGATCCTGCCACAGATGATAGGGCGCCGCAAGGGAGCCATTGTCAACCTGGGATCTGCCTCGGAGCTGCAGCCGCTGCCCAACATGACCGTCTACGCGGCCAGCAAGAAGTTTGTGACCTATTTTACCAAGGCCCTGGAGCTGGAACTGGAGGAGCATAACATCCATGTGCAGCTGGTGATGCCCAACTTCGTGGTTACCAAGATGAACGCCTACGCCGATCGGGTGATGCAAGGCGGTCTTTTGTTCCCCAACGCCTATACCTTTGCGCGTTCTGCTGTTtttacactgggaaaaacGAGCGAGACGAACGGCTTTTGGACACATGGCTTGCAG TACTTCTTCATGAAGATGGCTCCCCTACGTATCCGCACCTACGTGGGTCACCAGCTCTTCAAGCGCCTGAGGGTCGAGGCTCTAGAGCAAAAGCAGCAGAAACTGGGACTGCTGTAG
- the LOC108076913 gene encoding hydroxysteroid dehydrogenase-like protein 1 isoform X2, with the protein MAFIWQLVSAVIYIVGSLTIAAFLYDNFKSLISIIKAVLEPYFQPHLPKTLVDKFGQWAVVTGATDGIGKEYARELARQGLNLVLISRTKEKLIATTNEIESQYKVKTKWIAVDFTKGLEIYDQIEKELAGIEVGILVNNVGMMYEHPDSLDLVPEKLLWNLLTVNMGSVTMLTRKILPQMIGRRKGAIVNLGSASELQPLPNMTVYAASKKFVTYFTKALELELEEHNIHVQLVMPNFVVTKMNAYADRVMQGGLLFPNAYTFARSAVFTLGKTSETNGFWTHGLQYFFMKMAPLRIRTYVGHQLFKRLRVEALEQKQQKLGLL; encoded by the exons ATGGCGTTCATTTGGCAGCTGGTCTCCGCGGTCATCTACATTGTGGGATCCCTGACGATCGCCGCCTTTCTGTATGACAACTTCAAGtccttgatcagcattatCAAGGCGGTGCTGGAGCCATATTTCCAGCCCCATTTGCCAAAGACTCTTGTGGATAAGTTTGGCCAATGGGCAG TGGTGACGGGTGCCACCGATGGCATTGGAAAGGAATATGCCAGGGAGCTGGCCCGCCAAGGTCTCAATCTGGTGCTCATCTCAAGGACGAAGGAAAAGCTCATCGCCACCACCAACGAGATTG AAAGCCAGTACAAAGTGAAGACAAAGTGGATTGCTGTGGATTTTACCAAGGGACTTGAAATCTACGATCAGATTGAGAAGGAATTGGCTGGCATTGAAGTTGGCATATTGG TGAACAATGTGGGCATGATGTACGAGCACCCAGACAGCCTGGACCTGGTGCCGGAGAAGCTGCTGTGGAATCTGCTGACCGTCAACATGGGATCCGTGACCATGCTCACCCGCAAGATCCTGCCACAGATGATAGGGCGCCGCAAGGGAGCCATTGTCAACCTGGGATCTGCCTCGGAGCTGCAGCCGCTGCCCAACATGACCGTCTACGCGGCCAGCAAGAAGTTTGTGACCTATTTTACCAAGGCCCTGGAGCTGGAACTGGAGGAGCATAACATCCATGTGCAGCTGGTGATGCCCAACTTCGTGGTTACCAAGATGAACGCCTACGCCGATCGGGTGATGCAAGGCGGTCTTTTGTTCCCCAACGCCTATACCTTTGCGCGTTCTGCTGTTtttacactgggaaaaacGAGCGAGACGAACGGCTTTTGGACACATGGCTTGCAG TACTTCTTCATGAAGATGGCTCCCCTACGTATCCGCACCTACGTGGGTCACCAGCTCTTCAAGCGCCTGAGGGTCGAGGCTCTAGAGCAAAAGCAGCAGAAACTGGGACTGCTGTAG
- the Nepl9 gene encoding uncharacterized protein Nepl9, with translation MHWKLQLALLAIVINIVRSQNDTESVTDNTEAEPETESDVESGQFFSHLYKSNLRQMVKIKNDSLDPCDDFYAHACGNFDQALKEDPDESLPPYLYNKQDRMGFFTAQVANFQTLPGKLISQLYSECRQRGQSNAFCVNPPTHWESLLSEIPFLAQHETVLRDWPFLQHQWERRHLNGQLNWIALSAQLAAHGVPTLLNIYFAQETIYVAPLEDLPCPSMEDFQTSLSDVLEGRHHRVSHVISHEMRVLCRGMRGELPLARSLTRKDRTTTASPGQEQLLLDENTMDYFQHFFGSLNFSKEQLERARKFPLDVDKITTAWEVLRQTEPRIVYNYVLWQAKEHLRYPDCYRVSEEFERLLHAEYWQWHVLNSHLSREVALAAYQLHTTRFQQRRRSSLSQRDWYGYLLPASVEKKELQVARILQAHAQHYLNISELNETYSGVSFKRNSFHGNLLLLRRAQLRHSFESPYIDEEDVNQPAYFLRHFLHFVLLSLYRPTFHYYATQGLELWRQSRLLLDTDGSYTAMDCLERQSLQHFDAELAPIYRSLSFDEIKEIFHFHRSFQTSLRDYRFWLQGERFAFAETFVLQYFGLNPQRVLFYAVAQQLCNRQADIFAAQLNRGYMNMPEFQEAFKCGAAKPMNPSARCMINMCE, from the coding sequence ATGCACTGGAAGCTTCAGTTGGCGTTATTAGCTATAGTTATAAATATAGTCAGATCTCAAAATGATACGGAATCGGTTACGGATAATACGGAAGCAGAACCGGAAACAGAATCGGACGTGGAATCGGGCCAGTTTTTTAGCCACCTCTACAAAAGCAATCTGCGACAGATGGTGAAAATCAAGAATGACTCTTTGGATCCGTGTGACGATTTTTACGCCCATGCATGCGGAAATTTTGATCAGGCATTGAAGGAAGATCCGGATGAATCTTTGCCCCCTTATCTCTACAATAAGCAGGATAGGATGGGCTTCTTTACGGCACAGGTGGCCAACTTCCAGACTCTCCCTGGCAAATTGATTTCGCAACTATATTCGGAGTGTCGGCAAAGAGGGCAAAGCAATGCTTTCTGTGTAAATCCACCCACTCATTGGGAGAGCCTGCTGTCGGAGATACCCTTCCTTGCACAGCATGAGACGGTGCTCAGAGATTGGCCTTTTCTCCAGCATCAGTGGGAACGAAGACACCTCAATGGGCAGCTGAATTGGATCGCTCTTTCGGCTCAACTGGCAGCTCATGGCGTGCCCACCTTACTAAACATCTATTTTGCTCAGGAAACGATTTATGTAGCTCCCTTGGAGGATCTGCCGTGTCCCAGCATGGAGGATTTTCAGACGAGTCTCTCCGATGTTTTAGAGGGCCGTCATCACCGCGTTTCGCACGTAATATCCCACGAGATGAGAGTTCTGTGTCGCGGAATGAGAGGAGAGTTGCCGCTCGCTAGAAGTTTGACCAGAAAGGACAGGACCACCACAGCCAGCCCTGGTCAAGAGCAGCTTCTGCTGGATGAGAATACAATGGATTATTTTCAGCACTTCTTTGGCTCCCTGAACTTTTCCAAGGAACAGCTGGAAAGGGCTCGAAAGTTTCCCCTAGATGTGGACAAGATCACGACGGCTTGGGAAGTCTTGAGGCAAACTGAGCCTCGCATAGTTTACAACTACGTGTTGTGGCAGGCCAAGGAGCACCTACGCTACCCAGACTGCTACAGGGTATCAGAGGAGTTTGAGAGGCTACTGCACGCCGAGTACTGGCAATGGCATGTCTTGAACTCCCACCTGAGCAGGGAGGTGGCCTTGGCCGCCTACCAACTGCACACTACTCGCTTTCAGCAACGGCGTAGATCCAGTCTGTCCCAAAGGGATTGGTATGGTTATCTGCTCCCAGCTTCTGTTGAAAAAAAGGAGCTACAGGTGGCTCGCATCCTCCAGGCTCATGCTCAGCACTATTTGAATATTAGTGAATTGAACGAAACCTATAGCGGTGTGAGCTTCAAACGGAACTCCTTTCACGGCAATCTTTTGCTACTTAGACGCGCCCAGCTACGCCACAGCTTCGAATCCCCCTATATAGACGAAGAGGATGTCAATCAACCTGCCTATTTCCTCAGGCATTTCCTTCACTTTGTCCTGCTCTCACTGTATAGACCCACTTTTCACTACTATGCTACTCAGGGATTGGAGCTTTGGCGACAGTCACGTCTTCTTCTGGATACCGATGGCAGCTACACCGCCATGGACTGCCTCGAGAGACAATCTCTTCAGCACTTTGATGCCGAATTGGCTCCAATTTATCGAAGTCTAAGTTTTGACGAGATCAAGGAGATCTTCCACTTCCATCGCTCGTTTCAGACGTCTCTGCGAGATTATCGCTTTTGGCTGCAGGGCGAAAGATTCGCCTTTGCGGAAACCTTTGTGCTGCAGTATTTTGGCTTGAATCCGCAAAGAGTGCTCTTTTACGCGGTGGCCCAGCAGCTGTGTAATCGCCAGGCTGACATCTTTGCAGCCCAACTGAACAGGGGCTACATGAATATGCCGGAGTTCCAGGAGGCCTTCAAGTGTGGAGCGGCGAAGCCAATGAATCCGTCAGCCAGATGTATGATCAATATGTGTGAATAG
- the LOC108077132 gene encoding phospholipase A1 member A, protein MHGRCVIGCLLLVCLVPTALCRGFINLKPIHVSGDGDATESPTTQAPSAPSAPSNRDITIGPCKWAIGRSCPDPDVKYYIYTRHNPMDRQCLHIDESLEKSNLTASYFNPRYPTKIIIHGYNSDMFLHPLQQMRDEYLAKADYNIIYVDWSILSPGPCYVSAVHNTRHAGTCTAQLVERLVETGNTDIHVIGFSLGAQVPNYIARNLSSFILPRITGLDPAMPLFITSGIADKLDPSDANYVDVIHTNALVQGKMERCGHADFYMNGGIMQPGCSGQKINSFACSHQRAPAYFLESIRSPKGFWGWACSGYISYLLGMCPPTNFLLEAGDNIRPTTRGMFMIDTNDSSPFALGKWTDLPTLGAKKPHWRAPAQKLSAPPNQGVDPLLQHIDQFGKLTASFNNLQMSPQGDQDPYEHWTSFSPEQKENVDDDSVEEQDLVEFVDPDDRHLSTQAPSVSWLDYRRNLTYGFIENNIFAVPTLD, encoded by the exons ATGCACGGGCGGTGTGTAATTGGTTGCCTGCTCTTAG TGTGTTTAGTTCCAACTGCTTTATGCCGAGGATTTATAAACTTGAAGCCCATTCATGTTAGCGGGGATGGAGACGCCACAGAGAGTCCCACTACTCAAGCGCCATCTGCTCCTTCAGCGCCCTCCAACAGGGACATCACCATCGGGCCTTGCAAGTGGGCCATAGGCCGCAGTTGTCCGGATCCGGATGTCAAGTACTATATCTACACACGCCATAATCCAATGGACAGGCAGTGCCTGCATATTGACGAATCCCTGGAGAAGTCCAATCTTACTGCCTCCTACTTCAATCCCAGATATCCCACCAAGATCATTATCCATGGCTACAACTCGGATATGTTTCTGCATCCCCTGCAGCAAATGAGAGATG AATACCTGGCCAAGGCGGactataatattatttatgtggACTGGAGTATCCTGTCACCAGGACCTTGCTATGTTAGTGCCGTTCACAACACCCGACATGCGGGCACCTGTACGGCACAGCTGGTGGAACGCTTGGTGGAGACGGGAAACACGGATATCCACGTAATTGGCTTCTCATTGGGGGCTCAAGTGCCAAATTATATAGCCCGAAATCTGAGCTCATTCATACTGCCAAGGATCACCGGCTTGGATCCAGCTATGCCCCTGTTTATCACCTCCGGCATTGCGGATAAGCTGGACCCTAGCGACGCCAACTACGTGGATGTGATTCACACAAACGCTTTGGTCCAGGGAAAAATGGAAAGATGTGGCCATGCCGACTTTTATATGAACGGAGGAATCATGCAGCCAGGATGCAGTGGCCAGAAAATAA ATTCCTTTGCCTGCAGCCATCAGCGTGCGCCTGCCTATTTCCTGGAGTCCATTCGCTCTCCCAAAGGATTCTGGGGCTGGGCTTGCAGCGGCTACATCTCCTACCTGCTGGGAATGTGCCCTCCGACCAATTTCCTCCTTGAAGCCGGAGACAACATACGTCCTACTACTCGAGGAATGTTTATGATAGACACCAACGATAGTTCACCTTTTGCCTTGGGCAAGTGGACCGATTTACCCACTCTTGGAGCTAAGAAACCGCATTGGAGAGCTCCTGCGCAGAAGTTGTCAGCGCCACCAAATCAGGGCGTGGATCCCCTACTTCAGCACATCGATCAGTTTGGCAAGCTGACGGCCAGCTTTAACAACCTGCAGATGTCTCCCCAAGGGGACCAGGATCCGTATGAGCACTGGACCAGTTTCAGTCCCGAGCAGAAGGAGAACGTCGATGACGACTCTGTGGAGGAGCAGGATCTGGTTGAGTTCGTCGATCCCGATGACCGCCACCTGAGTACGCAGGCACCTTCGGTCAGCTGGTTGGACTACCGGAGGAACCTGACCTATGGCTTCATAGAGAATAACATATTTGCTGTGCCCACATTGGATTAG